From the genome of Haloterrigena sp. KLK7, one region includes:
- a CDS encoding NADH-quinone oxidoreductase subunit I, which yields MIGILKSMATTMKHALDGSTFTVEYPETAPDVSPRFRGVHKFSQERCIWCRQCENVCPNDTIQIVTNDQRQGEQYNLHIGQCVYCRLCEEVCPVDAILLTQNFEFTADTKHDFVYNKEQLKAVPWYKDIDPLESREPDRGAWIGEGEGEVDYQ from the coding sequence ATGATCGGCATCCTCAAATCCATGGCCACGACGATGAAGCACGCACTGGACGGGTCGACCTTCACGGTCGAGTATCCCGAGACAGCACCGGACGTCTCCCCGCGGTTCAGGGGCGTCCACAAGTTCAGCCAGGAGCGGTGTATCTGGTGTCGCCAGTGTGAGAACGTCTGTCCGAACGATACGATCCAGATCGTGACGAACGACCAGCGACAGGGCGAGCAGTACAACCTCCACATCGGACAGTGCGTCTACTGCCGGCTCTGCGAGGAGGTCTGCCCCGTCGACGCCATCCTGCTGACCCAGAACTTCGAGTTCACCGCCGACACGAAACACGACTTCGTCTACAACAAGGAACAGCTGAAAGCGGTCCCGTGGTACAAGGACATCGACCCGCTCGAGTCGCGCGAACCCGACCGGGGCGCGTGGATTGGCGAGGGCGAAGGGGAGGTCGATTACCAGTAA
- the nuoK gene encoding NADH-quinone oxidoreductase subunit NuoK, translating into MTVAVEYYVLLSMAVFCIGLMGILTRRNALLFLMSVELMLNAANINLIAFAFYHGNLTGQVFALFTMALAAAEVAVGLGIILVLYRNFRDVDVTVPTTMRW; encoded by the coding sequence GTGACGGTCGCCGTCGAGTACTACGTCCTGCTGTCGATGGCCGTCTTCTGTATCGGCCTCATGGGGATCCTGACGCGTCGGAACGCACTGCTGTTCCTGATGTCCGTCGAACTCATGCTGAACGCGGCGAACATCAATCTGATCGCGTTCGCGTTCTATCACGGCAACCTCACCGGGCAGGTGTTCGCGCTGTTTACCATGGCACTCGCCGCCGCGGAGGTCGCCGTCGGACTCGGGATCATCCTGGTGCTGTATCGCAACTTCCGTGACGTCGACGTCACGGTTCCAACGACGATGAGGTGGTAA
- a CDS encoding complex I subunit 1 family protein, with product MVDGYTAVPLQSDDTVLLPERIGELTGLDGFGVGGELLATFIAAFVIGNLMLAMTGVAGPWAKRKITAAFTDRIAVNRLGPGGIFIILADAVRLLSKELVVPENADRPAYDLAPIVVAGSALLGFAVIPMGSGVHLADPEVGLAYVFAVSGIASLGLVMAGYASANKYSLIGGLRAVAQNIAYEIPLVVTGMSVVIFAGTLQLSDIVAAQAEPLISFAGVELPRWYALVNPFAFVLFLVANFAEVGRNPFDTPEAPTEIVAGYQTEYSSVYFVLIYLGEFLHIFLGGAIIATIFLGGPAGPGPAELGIVWFLVKIWAVFFLTQWLRSAVPRVRIDQLIEIGWKGLLVLSFANLILTAVIVGVLA from the coding sequence ATGGTCGACGGATACACAGCGGTCCCGCTGCAGAGCGACGACACGGTCTTGCTCCCCGAGCGGATCGGCGAGCTAACGGGACTGGACGGCTTCGGCGTCGGGGGCGAACTGCTCGCGACGTTTATCGCCGCGTTCGTCATCGGGAATCTGATGCTGGCGATGACCGGCGTCGCCGGCCCGTGGGCCAAGCGGAAGATCACCGCCGCGTTCACCGACCGGATCGCGGTCAATCGACTCGGCCCGGGGGGGATCTTCATTATCCTCGCCGACGCCGTTCGCCTGCTCTCGAAGGAGTTAGTCGTTCCCGAGAACGCCGATCGGCCGGCCTACGACCTCGCGCCGATCGTCGTCGCGGGCTCGGCCCTGCTGGGCTTCGCCGTGATCCCGATGGGCAGCGGCGTTCACCTCGCCGATCCCGAGGTCGGACTGGCGTACGTCTTCGCCGTCTCGGGAATCGCGAGCCTCGGTCTGGTGATGGCCGGCTACGCGTCGGCGAACAAGTACTCGCTGATCGGCGGCCTCCGCGCGGTGGCACAGAACATCGCCTACGAGATTCCGCTGGTCGTCACCGGCATGTCGGTCGTGATCTTCGCCGGAACCCTCCAGCTGAGCGATATCGTCGCGGCGCAGGCCGAACCGCTGATTTCGTTCGCGGGCGTGGAACTCCCGCGCTGGTACGCGCTGGTCAACCCGTTCGCGTTCGTCCTCTTCCTGGTCGCGAACTTCGCGGAAGTCGGCCGTAATCCGTTCGACACGCCGGAAGCGCCGACCGAAATCGTCGCCGGCTACCAGACCGAGTACTCCTCGGTCTACTTCGTGTTGATCTACCTCGGGGAGTTCCTCCACATCTTCCTCGGCGGTGCGATCATCGCGACGATCTTCCTCGGCGGCCCGGCCGGACCCGGCCCGGCGGAACTCGGCATCGTCTGGTTCCTCGTCAAGATCTGGGCGGTATTCTTCCTGACCCAGTGGCTCCGCTCGGCGGTGCCCCGGGTCCGGATCGACCAACTGATCGAGATCGGCTGGAAGGGACTGCTCGTCCTTTCCTTTGCGAACCTGATCCTCACCGCAGTGATCGTGGGGGTACTAGCATGA
- a CDS encoding NADH-quinone oxidoreductase subunit J, translating to MLETIAFAAFALVTLLSALGVVLLEEPWHAALMLGVALMSIAVHFVMLAAEFVAMMQILVYVGGVLVLITFAVMLTQRDEPTSEEVVQT from the coding sequence ATGCTCGAAACGATCGCATTCGCGGCCTTCGCGCTCGTGACGCTGCTCAGCGCGCTGGGCGTGGTCCTCCTCGAGGAGCCCTGGCACGCGGCGCTCATGCTCGGCGTCGCCCTGATGAGCATCGCGGTTCACTTCGTGATGCTCGCCGCCGAGTTCGTCGCCATGATGCAGATCCTCGTCTACGTCGGCGGGGTGCTGGTCCTCATCACGTTCGCCGTGATGCTCACCCAGCGCGACGAACCGACGTCCGAAGAGGTGGTCCAGACATGA
- the nuoL gene encoding NADH-quinone oxidoreductase subunit L, translating to MVGTGAGPFSYAPAIALFPLAAFVISLVFGRQLPKKGAIPGIFATAASLLFSLWMFATVAGGETYHETLYEWSAGAVTTEVGAEEIAFSFGLLIDPLSALMLIIVSLVAFLVHVFSLGYMNDEGETGLPRYYASLGLFTFSMLAFVYADNLLMAFMFFELVGLCSYLLIGFWFRTKSAPSAAKKAFLVTRFGDYFFLIGVVAIASTFGTVAFAGEESFVVAAETAIEDGTTLFGFDAQTWVTITGLLVLGGVIGKSAQFPLHTWLPDAMEGPTTVSALIHAATMVAAGVYLVARMFGYYALSPTALAIIAFVGGFTALFAATMGVVKDDIKQVLAYSTISQYGYMMLGMGVGGYVAGVFHLMNHAFFKALLFLGSGAVIVLMHHEQDMWEMGGLKDKAPVTYYTFLAGALALAGIVPFSGFWSKDEVLFDALIVGLEQPVILAAYAMGLLAVFFTGFYTFRMVFLTFHGEPRSETAENPHGVGWSIKTPLVVLGLLAALAGFVNLAPIAKLAGTDITFLEHWLDGEYGYVEGLTYHHYHEMVAFEEGYIGSETTTMLLSAGLSLGLALAGAFAAHTLYNVPEPKRHTTKLGGAYNVLRHNYYQDEYQVWLAEGLTLPLARAADLFDRSVIDGAVDGVSDASLFGSSWVKRIQTGLVTNYAALIVAGFVALLLGLGLYGGWF from the coding sequence ATGGTAGGAACAGGTGCAGGCCCATTCAGTTACGCTCCGGCGATCGCACTGTTCCCGCTCGCGGCGTTCGTCATCTCGCTCGTCTTCGGCCGACAGTTGCCGAAGAAGGGCGCGATTCCGGGTATCTTCGCGACGGCAGCCTCGCTGCTGTTCTCGCTGTGGATGTTCGCGACGGTCGCGGGCGGCGAAACGTATCACGAGACGCTCTACGAGTGGTCGGCCGGCGCGGTCACGACCGAGGTCGGCGCCGAGGAGATCGCCTTCTCCTTCGGCCTGCTGATCGATCCGCTGTCGGCGCTGATGCTGATCATCGTCTCGCTGGTCGCCTTCCTCGTCCACGTCTTCAGCCTCGGCTACATGAACGACGAGGGCGAGACCGGGCTGCCGCGGTACTACGCCAGCCTCGGTCTCTTCACCTTCAGCATGCTCGCGTTCGTCTACGCGGACAACCTGCTGATGGCGTTCATGTTCTTCGAACTCGTCGGCCTCTGTTCGTACCTGCTGATCGGGTTCTGGTTCCGGACGAAGTCGGCCCCCTCGGCCGCGAAGAAGGCGTTCCTCGTCACCCGCTTCGGCGACTACTTCTTCCTGATCGGCGTCGTCGCCATCGCGTCGACGTTCGGCACGGTCGCCTTCGCCGGCGAGGAGTCGTTCGTCGTCGCCGCCGAGACGGCCATCGAGGACGGGACGACGCTGTTCGGCTTCGACGCCCAGACGTGGGTGACGATCACCGGACTGCTCGTGCTGGGCGGCGTCATCGGTAAGTCCGCGCAGTTCCCGCTGCACACGTGGCTGCCCGACGCCATGGAGGGCCCGACCACCGTCTCCGCGCTCATTCACGCGGCGACGATGGTCGCGGCCGGCGTCTACCTGGTCGCCCGGATGTTCGGCTACTACGCGCTGTCCCCGACCGCGCTGGCGATCATCGCCTTCGTCGGCGGCTTCACGGCGCTGTTCGCCGCGACGATGGGCGTCGTCAAAGACGACATCAAGCAGGTGCTGGCCTACTCGACGATCAGTCAGTACGGCTACATGATGCTGGGGATGGGCGTCGGCGGCTACGTCGCCGGAGTCTTCCACCTCATGAACCACGCCTTCTTCAAGGCGCTGCTGTTCCTCGGCTCCGGCGCCGTCATCGTCCTCATGCACCACGAACAGGACATGTGGGAGATGGGCGGCCTGAAGGACAAGGCGCCGGTCACCTACTACACGTTCCTCGCGGGCGCGCTCGCGCTCGCCGGGATCGTCCCCTTCTCCGGCTTCTGGTCGAAAGACGAGGTGCTGTTCGACGCGCTGATCGTCGGCCTCGAGCAGCCCGTGATCCTCGCGGCCTACGCGATGGGACTGCTCGCCGTCTTCTTCACCGGGTTCTACACCTTCCGGATGGTCTTCCTGACCTTCCACGGCGAGCCCCGTTCCGAGACGGCCGAGAACCCACACGGCGTCGGCTGGTCGATCAAGACGCCGCTGGTCGTGCTCGGCCTCCTCGCGGCGCTGGCCGGCTTCGTCAACCTCGCGCCGATCGCCAAACTCGCCGGGACCGACATCACGTTCCTCGAGCACTGGCTCGACGGCGAGTACGGCTACGTCGAGGGACTGACCTACCACCACTACCACGAGATGGTGGCCTTCGAAGAGGGGTACATCGGCTCCGAGACGACGACGATGCTGCTCAGCGCCGGCCTCTCGCTGGGACTGGCGCTGGCCGGTGCCTTCGCGGCGCACACGCTGTACAACGTCCCCGAACCGAAGCGACACACGACGAAACTCGGCGGCGCCTACAACGTCCTGCGGCACAACTACTACCAGGACGAGTACCAGGTCTGGCTCGCCGAGGGGCTCACGCTGCCGCTGGCGCGGGCGGCCGACCTGTTCGACCGATCCGTTATCGACGGCGCCGTCGACGGCGTCTCGGACGCCAGCCTGTTCGGCAGTAGCTGGGTGAAACGCATCCAAACAGGGCTCGTGACGAACTACGCGGCGCTGATCGTGGCCGGGTTCGTCGCGTTGCTCCTCGGTCTCGGACTCTACGGAGGGTGGTTCTGA
- a CDS encoding NADH-quinone oxidoreductase subunit J: MTNRPRLRLGKTLVPGLLAVGLFALMALVVLNTPFEPMADGGFEAESITAAIGYALFDLEALQQDAGVMGTEPFLAAFLLVAVALDAALDASLVLAKHEEAGEPVSPLSSTGPDDAGSGARPATDSSGFGRSEPTATDGGRSETDADADSNSNGGDRQ; this comes from the coding sequence ATGACGAACCGACCGAGACTCCGACTCGGGAAGACGCTCGTCCCCGGGTTGTTGGCCGTCGGACTGTTCGCGCTGATGGCGCTGGTCGTCCTCAACACGCCGTTCGAGCCGATGGCCGACGGCGGCTTCGAGGCCGAATCGATCACCGCCGCCATCGGCTACGCGCTGTTCGACCTCGAGGCGCTTCAGCAGGACGCGGGCGTGATGGGAACCGAACCGTTCCTCGCGGCGTTCCTGCTGGTCGCGGTCGCCCTCGACGCGGCGCTGGACGCCTCGCTGGTCCTCGCGAAACACGAGGAGGCGGGCGAACCCGTCTCGCCGCTCTCGAGTACGGGCCCCGACGACGCCGGCTCCGGCGCCCGTCCGGCCACCGACTCGAGCGGCTTCGGCCGCTCGGAGCCGACGGCGACCGACGGCGGTCGGTCCGAGACCGACGCTGACGCGGACTCGAACTCGAACGGAGGTGACCGTCAGTGA